One Glycine soja cultivar W05 chromosome 2, ASM419377v2, whole genome shotgun sequence genomic region harbors:
- the LOC114375829 gene encoding zinc finger BED domain-containing protein DAYSLEEPER-like produces MEISPEVKKAVCRYCKSKFATGGNGSSTTHLKRHSKICIQKKAKTTAKSRQPTIPFQPSNSNNLFMIPGVRYSNKKMREIIATAIMVHEYPFSVVEDSIWMWAFQYANPDFHKVTHKTARNDCLALFEMEKKTLKKFLKSVSKIILTTNMWKSSHQVVEYMVITGHFIDARWNLQKRVLSFVKVPAPRRVQDGLNTIKDIIFNIHESVKYINLNDARLKAFCVVVEQKRLKEMKLVIDCPTRWNSTFNMFSTTLKFKIAFASYKEKEPHYNYAPSLEEWNQVEKVCKLLEVFNLATHVISGSEYPTANLYLAEVWKVKQILDKEIEDEDLFIREMAVVTSFDKIMSMLCEKEVVSPIKSELQDYLDEGIYVPNTNSFTALDWWRNNSMKYKILSIAVVHNN; encoded by the exons ATGGAAATCTCCCCCGAGGTGAAGAAAGCTGTTTGCAGATATTGCAAAAGTAAATTTGCTACTGGTGGAAATGGGTCAAGTACTACCCATTTGAAAAGACATTCCAAAATTTGCATTCAAAAGAAGGCTAAAACAACTGCTAAAAGTAGACAACCCACCATTCCATTCCAgccttcaaattcaaataaccTTTTTATGATTCCCGGTGTTAGATACTCTAACAAAAAGATGAGGGAAATAATTGCAACTGCTATCATGGTTCATGAATATCCTTTTAGTGTTGTTGAGGATTCTATTTGGATGTGGGCCTTCCAATATGCAAACCCTGATTTTCATAAGGTTACACATAAAACTGCAAGAAATGATTGTTTGGCATTGTTTGAGATGGAGAAGAAAACATTGAAGAAATTCTTAAAAAGTGTGAGCAAGATCATTTTAACTACAAATATGTGGAAATCTAGCCATCAAGTAGTTGAATATATGGTTATTACTGGACATTTCATTGACGCAAGATGGAATCTTCAAAAAAGAGTTTTAAGTTTTGTGAAAGTGCCTGCTCCAAGGCGTG TGCAAGATGGCCTTAATACAATTAAGGATATCATTTTCAATATTCATGAAAGTGTCAAATATATTAACCTCAACGATGCAAGACTAAAGGCATTTTGTGTTGTTGTTGAGCAAAAACGCTTGAAAGAAATGAAACTTGTTATTGATTGTCCAACAAGATGGAATTCAACCTTTAATATGTTTTCAACTACTTTGAAATTTAAGATTGCATTTGCTTCTTACAAAGAAAAAGAGCCTCACTATAATTATGCACCTTCACTTGAGGAGTGGAATCAAGTTGAGAAAGTTTGTAAGCTGCTGGAAGTTTTTAATCTTGCTACTCATGTCATCTCAG GTAGTGAGTATCCGACTGCAAATTTGTATTTGGCAGAAGTTTGGAAGGTTAAACAAATACTTGATAAGGAGATTGAAGACGAAGATCTCTTCATAAGGGAAATGGCAG TTGTCACTAGTTTTGACAAAATTATGAGCATGCTTTGTGAAAAGGAGGTAGTTTCTCCTATAAAATCAGAATTGCAAGATTATCTTGATGAAGGTATTTATGTTCCTAACACTAATTCCTTTACTGCTTTGGACTGGTGGAGGAACAATAGCATGAAATATAAGATATTATCCATAGCagttgtgcacaacaactag